A region from the Rufibacter sp. DG15C genome encodes:
- a CDS encoding S8 family serine peptidase, with protein sequence MLAQTSTQDRQAESAKMAPALKSGNRQQEFSRVRVRVKDSASFQKWLKQHVPNASSQPITSLNSVFLVSGLEKGDPQKLGQCPWVTFVDVPDRKAKEEAYLQNADLRVNRVDALHLAYPEVHGKGLTVSVKEQPFDSLDLDFKTRVLPSSAFSQTYTPHATAMATLIAGAGNTSPTSQGVAWQSKVTAANFANLLPDNTDVLKAQGVTVQNHSYGVGVENYYGLESQAYDQQARQLPYLLHVFSSGNSGLLAPTEGPYEKIASFANLTGQFKVSKNTLSVGAIDTSGQVSVLSSKGPTYDGRIKPEVVAFGEAGTSEAASVVSGIALAVQDAFKKKNGGVLPPSGLVKAAIINAADDKGRAHVDYAAGFGNADALGTVQSIMEGRYANGTATQGTTQSIKFTVPPTMANVKVTLVWLDKEGEPNAASALVNDLDLVVKATASAQQWLPWGLSTFAHKDSLLAPARRKADHLNNVEQVTLENPAPGEYEILVSGFQVDGQQSFSVVYEYEKAFSWYYPSVSSYLEAGQKSRIRWVAPVKEVATGRLEFRYATAGAPWQVLKNVVDVSKEAVDITLPDTTALAELRMVIAGEAYATGAFVISPTLALKVGYQCGDEVMLFWPKAPGADKFQVYQLGSQFLEPLTQTTDTVVVFNKKQQAAVHYAVAPMVQGTLGQRSLTQNYTQQAVACYVKSFLPKYFVTDTVLLDLQISTTYGLTAMYLEKKVNGAFKTLQPIAIGRQTDFDLQDLAPLSGWNEYRIKLVTQSGATYYSQPEGLFYTPERYIQVYPNPALAGDDMNIITQDDATNNIFIYDQVGRLVREFLQDGSIKVIETKGLRPGAYFIRVLSSTGVLTQTKVILL encoded by the coding sequence GTGTTGGCACAAACTTCTACCCAAGATCGTCAAGCGGAATCTGCCAAGATGGCCCCGGCCTTAAAAAGTGGCAACAGACAGCAGGAGTTTTCTAGAGTGAGGGTACGGGTAAAGGATTCAGCGTCTTTCCAGAAATGGCTTAAACAGCATGTCCCCAATGCCTCCTCTCAGCCTATTACTTCCTTGAATTCTGTTTTTTTGGTGTCTGGTTTAGAAAAAGGTGATCCTCAGAAATTAGGTCAATGCCCTTGGGTGACCTTTGTAGACGTTCCAGACAGAAAAGCCAAAGAAGAAGCCTACCTCCAAAACGCAGACTTGCGGGTAAACCGAGTGGATGCTTTGCATCTGGCCTATCCAGAGGTACATGGCAAAGGACTAACCGTTTCAGTGAAAGAACAGCCGTTTGACAGCCTAGACCTAGACTTTAAAACCAGAGTTCTTCCTTCCAGCGCCTTCAGTCAGACGTATACCCCACACGCTACTGCCATGGCCACCTTGATTGCCGGCGCCGGAAACACGTCTCCTACCTCTCAGGGAGTGGCTTGGCAAAGCAAGGTAACCGCTGCCAACTTCGCAAATCTGCTACCAGACAATACAGATGTGTTGAAAGCACAAGGCGTGACGGTGCAAAACCATTCCTACGGGGTGGGCGTGGAGAATTACTATGGCCTGGAGAGCCAGGCCTATGACCAACAAGCAAGACAACTACCATACTTGCTGCACGTGTTCTCTTCGGGGAATTCTGGCTTGCTGGCCCCAACCGAAGGGCCTTATGAAAAGATAGCGAGCTTTGCCAACCTCACGGGACAGTTCAAGGTCTCTAAAAATACGTTGAGCGTGGGCGCCATTGATACCTCGGGGCAGGTAAGTGTTTTGAGTTCTAAAGGTCCCACGTATGACGGCCGTATTAAGCCAGAAGTGGTTGCCTTCGGCGAAGCCGGAACCTCTGAGGCGGCCTCAGTCGTATCTGGCATTGCCTTGGCGGTACAGGATGCTTTTAAGAAGAAAAACGGAGGAGTTTTGCCGCCATCAGGTTTAGTGAAAGCGGCCATCATCAATGCCGCAGATGACAAGGGAAGAGCGCACGTGGATTATGCCGCCGGCTTTGGGAATGCAGATGCGCTGGGAACGGTGCAGTCCATCATGGAAGGCCGCTATGCCAACGGTACCGCCACTCAAGGAACCACCCAGTCCATAAAATTCACAGTGCCGCCAACCATGGCCAACGTAAAGGTCACTTTGGTTTGGCTGGACAAGGAAGGGGAACCTAATGCAGCAAGTGCGCTGGTGAATGACTTGGACCTGGTAGTAAAAGCAACTGCTTCTGCGCAGCAATGGCTGCCTTGGGGCTTAAGCACGTTCGCCCACAAAGATTCATTACTGGCTCCCGCCAGAAGAAAGGCAGACCATCTCAATAATGTGGAGCAGGTCACGTTAGAGAACCCTGCTCCCGGTGAATATGAAATCTTGGTGAGTGGGTTTCAGGTGGATGGCCAGCAAAGCTTTAGTGTAGTCTATGAATATGAAAAGGCTTTTTCTTGGTACTATCCTTCAGTGAGTAGCTATTTAGAAGCGGGTCAGAAAAGTAGGATTCGGTGGGTAGCGCCGGTTAAAGAAGTGGCTACCGGTAGGTTAGAATTCAGGTACGCCACCGCTGGTGCTCCCTGGCAGGTGTTAAAGAATGTTGTTGACGTCAGCAAAGAGGCCGTTGACATTACCTTGCCAGATACTACCGCGTTGGCTGAGTTGCGCATGGTTATAGCCGGTGAGGCATATGCCACAGGCGCTTTTGTGATTAGTCCTACGCTGGCGTTAAAGGTAGGCTACCAATGCGGCGATGAGGTCATGCTGTTCTGGCCCAAAGCCCCAGGCGCCGATAAATTCCAGGTCTATCAACTCGGTAGTCAGTTTTTAGAACCCCTCACGCAGACAACAGATACGGTGGTAGTCTTCAATAAGAAGCAGCAAGCAGCGGTGCATTATGCAGTAGCGCCTATGGTGCAGGGGACGCTGGGGCAACGAAGCCTCACCCAGAATTACACCCAGCAGGCCGTGGCTTGCTACGTGAAGAGCTTCCTGCCAAAATACTTTGTAACCGATACGGTGCTCCTGGATTTGCAGATTAGCACTACGTACGGCCTTACGGCTATGTACCTGGAGAAAAAGGTAAACGGTGCCTTTAAAACGCTTCAGCCCATAGCCATTGGGCGGCAAACAGATTTTGACTTACAAGATCTGGCCCCACTGTCTGGATGGAATGAGTACCGCATTAAGCTGGTCACCCAATCTGGGGCTACCTATTACAGCCAGCCCGAAGGTCTTTTCTACACGCCTGAGCGCTACATACAAGTATATCCAAACCCAGCGTTGGCCGGCGATGATATGAACATCATCACGCAGGATGATGCCACTAACAACATATTTATCTATGACCAGGTGGGGCGGTTGGTAAGAGAGTTTTTACAAGACGGTTCCATCAAAGTCATTGAAACCAAAGGCTTGCGGCCGGGAGCATATTTTATCAGAGTGCTTTCTTCTACTGGCGTCCTTACGCAAACCAAAGTCATCCTACTTTAG
- a CDS encoding M57 family metalloprotease produces MKLTHTLKLAAVALVLGFSSCSQNEEEVVEKASVSKETLAKIYEMGFGTTDVQAVEGGYLVEGDIMLTDAQLNAKHDHKFLRVGETEQYRTTNLVNAGTGRNITLSIDPTLPATYVTALDAAIARYNAQGLLITMSRVASGGEIYLQAAPKSAQYLASAGFPVNGNPHNNIKIATRYIGTNPNQAWFTTILAHEIGHCIGFRHTDYMDRSYSCGGSYTNEGASTVGAIHIPGTPTTADATSWMLACIGSGQNRPFNSNDVTALGYLY; encoded by the coding sequence ATGAAATTAACTCACACTCTTAAACTGGCTGCCGTAGCCTTAGTTCTTGGTTTCTCTTCTTGTTCTCAAAACGAAGAAGAAGTAGTTGAAAAAGCTTCAGTTTCAAAAGAAACGTTAGCCAAGATCTATGAAATGGGCTTTGGTACTACAGATGTTCAGGCTGTAGAAGGTGGCTATTTAGTAGAAGGTGACATCATGTTGACTGATGCTCAATTAAACGCTAAGCATGACCACAAATTCTTGCGCGTTGGTGAGACTGAGCAATACCGCACCACTAACCTAGTGAACGCTGGTACTGGCCGTAACATCACTTTGTCAATTGATCCTACTTTGCCAGCTACGTATGTAACTGCTTTGGACGCTGCTATTGCCCGTTACAATGCACAAGGCTTGTTGATCACTATGAGCCGTGTAGCTTCTGGTGGAGAAATCTATCTACAGGCTGCTCCTAAGTCTGCTCAGTACCTGGCTTCTGCTGGCTTCCCAGTGAATGGCAATCCTCATAACAACATCAAAATTGCTACTCGTTACATTGGCACAAACCCTAACCAAGCTTGGTTCACTACTATCTTGGCACACGAGATTGGTCACTGCATCGGTTTCCGTCACACGGACTACATGGACCGTTCTTACTCTTGCGGTGGTTCTTACACCAACGAAGGTGCTTCTACGGTAGGTGCTATCCACATCCCTGGTACTCCAACAACTGCTGATGCTACTTCTTGGATGTTGGCTTGTATTGGATCTGGTCAGAACCGTCCATTCAACTCTAACGACGTAACTGCTCTTGGCTACTTATACTAG
- a CDS encoding M57 family metalloprotease — MKLHYAFKLAAVALVLGNTACSKNEEEVAEKASVSKETLAKIYEMGFGTTDVKAVDGGYLVEGDIMLTDEQLNTKQNGNFLRVGETEQYRTTNLVSVGSGRTINVAITTSLPSSYVTALDEAIRRYNAENLLIKFRRVSSGYNILLSKAPTGSSYLASAGFPTGGNPYNSVKVNSDYMGTNPGTNYLATILAHELGHTIGFRHTDYMDRSYSCGGAYTNEGASTVGAIHIPGTPTSFDATSWMLACIGTGANRPFNTNDRTALNYLY, encoded by the coding sequence ATGAAATTACATTACGCGTTTAAACTCGCTGCTGTGGCCCTGGTATTGGGTAACACTGCATGTTCAAAAAATGAGGAAGAGGTAGCAGAAAAAGCCTCTGTTTCTAAAGAAACCCTAGCCAAAATCTATGAGATGGGTTTTGGTACTACAGATGTAAAAGCCGTTGACGGTGGCTACTTGGTAGAGGGTGACATCATGTTGACCGACGAGCAATTGAATACCAAACAGAATGGAAACTTCTTACGCGTTGGCGAGACTGAGCAGTATCGTACAACCAACTTGGTAAGCGTAGGAAGCGGCCGAACCATCAACGTAGCTATTACCACTTCTTTACCTAGTTCTTATGTAACTGCTTTGGATGAAGCTATCCGTCGTTACAACGCTGAGAACTTATTGATCAAATTCCGCAGAGTGTCTTCTGGCTATAACATCTTGTTATCCAAAGCACCAACCGGTTCTTCTTACCTGGCTTCTGCTGGTTTCCCAACTGGTGGCAACCCGTACAACAGCGTGAAGGTGAACTCTGATTACATGGGTACAAACCCAGGCACTAACTACTTGGCTACTATCCTTGCCCACGAATTAGGCCACACTATCGGTTTCCGTCACACGGATTACATGGACCGTTCTTACTCTTGCGGTGGTGCTTACACCAACGAAGGTGCTTCTACGGTAGGTGCTATTCACATCCCGGGTACTCCAACCTCATTTGATGCCACTTCTTGGATGTTGGCTTGTATTGGAACTGGTGCTAACCGTCCATTCAACACCAACGACCGCACAGCTCTTAATTACCTATACTAA
- a CDS encoding redoxin domain-containing protein produces MKRLYMLAFGLFLTSSLAFAQGGYKVGAKVADFTLKNTQDQQMSLGQFKDAKIVVVVFTSKNCPYAKLYDGRLQTLASNYADRGVRFLFVNPAIGLEEGGDTIKTMADKVDTSISEMTYLLDYQQKVSKQFGAVKTPEVFLLQSSGDGFYLRYKGAIDDNPQIEAYAKEHYLKNALETVLAGRTITTSERRPTGCMIKKF; encoded by the coding sequence ATGAAACGATTATATATGCTAGCCTTTGGCTTATTCTTGACCAGCAGTCTGGCCTTTGCCCAGGGTGGATATAAGGTTGGCGCCAAAGTAGCAGATTTCACCTTGAAGAATACCCAGGACCAGCAAATGTCTTTGGGCCAGTTTAAGGATGCCAAAATTGTAGTAGTGGTTTTCACCAGCAAGAACTGTCCATATGCAAAACTGTATGACGGCCGTCTGCAGACGCTGGCCAGCAACTACGCAGACAGAGGAGTGCGCTTCTTGTTTGTAAATCCGGCCATTGGTCTGGAGGAAGGCGGCGATACCATCAAGACCATGGCAGATAAGGTAGACACCAGCATTTCTGAGATGACCTACCTGTTAGACTATCAGCAGAAAGTGAGCAAACAGTTTGGCGCGGTCAAAACCCCAGAGGTGTTTTTGTTGCAAAGCAGCGGCGATGGATTTTACCTGAGGTATAAAGGAGCCATTGATGACAATCCACAGATAGAAGCGTATGCCAAGGAACATTATTTAAAAAATGCTTTAGAAACTGTACTTGCTGGACGCACTATTACCACTTCAGAAAGAAGACCCACAGGTTGCATGATTAAGAAGTTCTAA